From the Candidatus Anoxymicrobium japonicum genome, the window GAGAGTAATAGATAGGTCTTACGTTTCAGAAGGCCAAAAAATGGCCTGGTTGTGAGCTTTCTGAGCTATGGGAGGGGATTATCTCTTAAAGTCCTGTTTGAGGTTTCCTACCACCGAGGATCTTACGAGGATCAGGTCGTGCATTCACTTCCTCAAAAGACTCCCAAAAAAGCCGAATCGACGTCCGTTGGAATCGCCAATACTGGCATTACCATGCCGACAAATGGCGTGGTTAAGCCTTTTCCGGGTCTCGTCCCAGCCGCAGGTTCGCCACCTCGAAATACATGTCGTAGAGGTGGAGGCCTTTGCTGACGGCGATGGTTTCGCCGGGGGTGACGCCGTGGCCGATTTCGTCGGCCATGTACTCTTTGAGGAGTTGGATTCCGGCGAGATTGGACGGGAATCCGCCCCAGAGATCCCACGAGCGGAAATAGACGATGAAGTGGAGCTTTTTCTCGTCGGGATAGATGCGCGTGTCGATCTGGCGCAGGCACGGCGGGTCGGCCAGCAGGATGCTGTCGGGATTGCAGACGGCCATGCACGCCTGATTGGTTCCAAAGCCATCGTCCCTGTACATCTTGATGACCTCGGGAATCTGAGGTTCTATGAACTCGGCATACGTGTAGTCTTCCCGCTCGGCTTTGGAGTGCGCGTTGACGAGCTTGTCTAAGTACTTGTGCACAAACTCCATGTCGGTTGGGGGCGGGAGGCTCGAGCCTTCTGGCATCATCGGCACGAGCGGGCGCGCCTCGGGATGGGTGATCTTCACGACCACGAACTCAAACTCGCGGCGCTTTTGGCCTTCGTAAGAGCCGCGGTCGATGACGTACTCGCGGCCATTTTCCATGACTTTGTAGATGCACTGGAACCATGCGTCAGGAAGGTCGCGGGCTTCGATGTTGGTTACCTGCAATAGTGCCTCCCGGTTTCTGCCGGCGAGACGCCGGCGCTACCACTTCTCCCGGTGGACGATGTCATCCAGTTCGTTCCTCGGGCGGTCGCCCGGCATCTTCAAAGGCACGCCGAGCGGTGTGAGGCCCACGATGCGGAACTTGTCGGGAACGCCCAGGATCTCGCGCACACTGTCCTCGTCGAACATGCCAATAAACAGTGTGCCGAGCCCGAGATTCGCGGCTTCCAGCATGATGTGATCCATGAGGATGCCGGCGTCGGCCATGTAATACTCCTTGCCGTTCACGACCCCAGAGGCGGTCGGATCCATGCAGATTGCCAGGAGCACCGGCGCTATTCCGACCGCATTCGCGCCCGGGTTGCCCTCGAGCGCCGCCGCGACTCGGCCGCGCGTCTTGGCGCTCTTCACCACCAGGATGTGCCACCCCTGCCTGTTTGACCAGGACGGCGCGTAGCGCGCGCTCTCGAGCACCTGCCCGACCTGGTCGTCGGTGAGATCCGTTTCCTCGTATTTCCTGACGCTGCGCCGCTTTCGTATCGCCTCGACAGCCACGTGCACCACCCATCACCCGCTGCTTTTGTTCTTCGGGCGTATTCTACCAGAAGGCTCGCACCCGGCGATTCGCTGCTTCATAGTCTGAAAAAGCTACCTGAAACTCAAGGCAGGCGTTAATTCTGACGATGACTGTTTTGTGAAAATGGGACTACTGGTCATAGGAGACAGAGGAAGGAAGAGCTCGATGAGAACTCGCAGAATGAGAAAGGTTGCTGCTGCGTTATTGAGCGTGCTGATGCTTACGACTTTGATGGTCTTTATCGCTCCATCCGGGGCAGGCGCCTGCGGCTATGGCAAGTGGTATCTTCCGGAAGGTTACACGGGCGGAAACTTCGACACGTACATACTCGCGCAAAATCCGAACGACTGCGAGGCGAAGATCAAGGTTCGGTTCATGACTGACACGGGCGTGACCGAACCGGTTGAGTACGAAATGAAGCCGTTGTCGCGTTTAACTATAAAGGTGAATGACATCAAGGGACTCGAGGACGCGAATGTCTCAACCATGGTCGAGCAGCTCGAGGGCTCGGGGATAGTTGTCGAGCGCGCGATGTACTTCACGTACGAGGACGGCAAAGCCGGCGGCAGCGACTCCATCGGGGCGAATCAAACATCCAATAGTTGGTATCTCGCGGAGGGCTACACCGGTGAAGGGTTCGACACTTACATACTGGTCATGAACCCGAACGAGCAGGTCGCGCATATCGAAGCGAAATTCATCACCCGGCCCACGACATCCGGAACGGGCGGAATTGAACCGAACTACATCGTCAAAAAGTACGATATCGACCCGATGCGCAGGCTTACCATCCACGTCGATGAGATTCCCGGCCTCGAGGACACCGAGGTCAGCACTGAGATCTTTTCCGTGCCGGCGGGCGCGGGAGAGGGAGAGACCGCGCCGGGCGTGGTGGCCGAGCGGTCTATGTATTTCAATTATCTTGGAGTGAACGGCGGGCACTGCTCGATTGGCGCTCCGGCCTCATCGAACCATTGGTATCTGCCCGAAGGGCGCACCGCGGGCGAGTACGACACGTATGTCCTGGTGATGAACCCCAACTCGACACGCACACACATCGACGCGTCTTTCATGGTTCCGGCCAACAATGCCGGAGGGGGCAGGGAAATGAAGCCTCACGACCCCCCGGATTCGACGCCTGAGACCGAGCCTGTTTCCAACAAGATCGTGAGAAAAGAGTTCATCCTCGAGCCTTTCGAACGCTACACGATAGCAGTGGACAAGATCGAGGGGCTCGAATCGACAGACGTGGCGACAATGATCCAGTCGTGCGCCGCGTCGACGGAGGAAGGCGCCGGCGGTGAGTGTGGAAACCCGGTGGTTGTCGAGCGCGCGATGTACTTCACGCGGGGAAACAACGGAGATGGCCACAACACGATTGGCGCCACCATGAAGCGCGAGTACTGGTTGCTTGCCGAAGGGTACACGGCCGAGAAGTTCGACACCTGGGTGCTCGTCATGAACCCGAACGCGTCCGACGTGAAGGTGCGGATCACTTACCTGAAGCCGGAGGGAGAACCGATCGTCAAGGATTACGAGGTCAAGGGATTGAGCAGGCTCACGATTCCCGTTGACGAGATTCCCGGCCTCGAGGCGACAGAAGTGTCGTCTAAGATACAGGTTCTCGGGACGGTGGACGGGCGCGGCGCGGCGTGCGAGTACGGCATCATCGCCGAGCGCGCGATGTACTTCGAGTACAACGGCATAGTAGGCGGGCACTGCTCGCTCGGAGTCGGCGAGTATTAAAGAAAAACGCAACAAAGGGGCCTGACCCCCTTGTTGCGTTTTTGGGGGAAGGGTTGCGGATGGCGAAAAAATACTCGCTCATGCGATGCCGCAAATGCAGATTCCCACGGGTAGTGAGCTTTTTCATAAAGTGGAACGACAACGGCACCATCACCCAGTTGCCGCGCCGCGACTTCAGGGGGGTCGTGCTGCACTTCGGGTTTCTCGACAACCTCTTCTCGAATATCGAGGCGAAGCTCGGGATATCCATAGAGCACATCGCCTTCGAGGCTCAGCGCAACGCCAGCAAGGTGACGTTCCAGAACTTCTCCGGCAAGGTTCCGGGGGCTGTCACGCTGATGAGGCTCGGCCTCGTCAGGCGCATGGGGGTTGAGCAGTTCAACAGGGTTGGCGTCATTACCGGGCAATGTCACTCGCGGACATTGGAGTACAAGCCGGGCGAGTACGGCGTGGCGAGAGTCCGCAATCCTTTTCACCCCGGCCTCATGGCCGCGAACATCGTGGGCGCTTTTGAGATTCTGGAGGGAGTTCCCTTCAAGCACACGTTGTCCGAGGAGTCCCCCGACACATATATCATCCGCGTGGAGCCGACCGGAGAACGGGCGGAGATCACCGAGAGGATGACGTTGGAGTTCTCACCGATAGCGCCGGGCCACCTTGTCCATGACCGGTGCCCGCGGTGCAAAATACCTCGCGCGCTTTCGTCACACCTCAAGTGGATGGAGAACGACGGCATCATTTTAGACACTCGAACGGGTTCGAGGATCGTGATGCTCGACGGGTACATGCTTACGACTGTCTTTCGTGAGATGACGCGTGAGTTGGGCGATGAGGTAAACGACATGCTTGTGGATGCGCAGCGCGAGTGGACTGTTGACCACGTCGGGCAACTGGGCTTGACGGAGGGCAACGGGGCGCTCTTGCCCGAGGATCTCGAGAAAACGTACCGCCGTTACCTCGAGGACATGCCGCTTTACGGCATCGGCAACCCGGTCGGCCTCGAGGTGGACAGTGGGGCAATAAAGGTGACTGTCGAGAACCCTTACGAGACGCACATCATCGCCGGGACGCTTCAGGGTCTTCGCGAGGCGCTCGAGAAGAGCAAGAGCAACGTGCAGTGGACGGAAACCGCGCGCGGTTCCGTGGAGTACACAGTAACTTAGCGAAAACGCATATTTTGGTTTGACCCCATTATGCGTTATAATTGCTGGGAACCTGGATATAACGTGAAAAAGCCCACGGAGGTGGATTTTTTGGTTTTGGGGAAAAGAGTCAAGGTCTTGCTGGCCGCCGCGCTCGCGCTTTCTTCAGTCGCGATGGTCGTTCCGATCGCTCCCGCGGCCGGTGGCGCGCATGCCCCGATCGGACTTTCGGTCGGCTTTCCGACGTCGAGCGCGGGCGGTTGCCTGAAGCTGACATGGCGCGTGGACGATCCCGAAAGCGTCGGCGGGTACAAAATTTATCGCTCGACAAAGGCCGGCAGCGATTTCAAGGAGGTTTTCTCAGGCCCCGTGGACACGCGTCTCGACCGCATGGAGTACGTGGACACAGGCTTGGCGGACGGCGCTACCTACTATTACCGTGTGACAGTGGTGGACAAAACCGGCAAAGAGAGCGCGCCCGGCAACACCGCGAAAGGAACGCTCCCGAAGCGCAAGGCGAGAGTTGCCGGCGGTTATCCGGGGAAGCATATTATCCTCTCCATAGCGGATCAGCGGGCCTGGTTTCTCGAGGACGATGTTCTCGTAAAAACGCACCTGATCTCAACGGGCACAACGTCCCACCCGACGCCGATGGGCGTCTTCTCGGTTGAGTATCATGAATACTGCGCCGTCTCTGTGCTATACGGCGGCGTTTACTGCTACTGGTGGATGGGTTTCGCTCCGGATACCGGCATGCACGCCCTCCCGTACGACCCCAAGTCGGGAACTTGGACCTCGGCGAGCTGCCTGGGGCATCGGGCGTCTCACGGTTGCGTGAGGCAGGCCGTCGCGGACGCCGAGTGGGCTTATCGCTGGGCGCCAAATGGAACGCGCATCGACGTAATCGGTGAACACTGGAACTACGTGCCTCCACCACCACCACCCCCTCCGGTAAAGGGCGGACACGCCAGTCGTGGCATCGATCAGAACTCCACAGACTGGTACTTCGCGGAGGGTTGCACGTCCGGAAACTTCAGCGAATATATTTGCATGATGAACCCGATGGCGAACACCGCCAACGTCAACGCGCAGTACATGAAGCCTGACGGCAGCGTTGTCGGCGCGAGCTACGCGGTGCAGCCGTTCTCGCGTTACACCATCAGCGTGGGCGACATCGGGGGGCTCGAGAGCACGGAGGTTTCGACCCATCTCTCCTCGGATCAGCCGATAGCCGCCGAACGCTCTCAATATTTCTTTGATTACAAGGGGAAGGACGGCGGAACCGATTCCGCCGGAGTGACGGCGCCGGGGAAGACCTGGTATCTCGCCGAGGGATATACGGGCGGCGACTTCGACGAGTACATTCTTGTGCAGAACCCGGGCGCGAATGCCGGCACAGTGCACGCACAGTACATGAAACCTGACGGGCAGACCCTCGATTTCGATTACCCGATCAAGCCGACCTCGAGGTTGTCGTTGCACGTGGACGACATCCCCGAGCTGTTGAACACGGACGTGTCGGCCAGGATCACCTGCGACCAGGACGTGGTCGTAGAGCGCGCGCAGTACTTCAACTACTACGGCAAGGACGACGGTAACGCGTCCGCCGCCGTTGAGGCCCCGGCAAAAACATGGTATCTCGCCGAGGGTTACACCGGCGGTGATTTCGACGAGTACGTGCTGATACAGAACCCGAGCGCGGACGCGGGCAAGGCCACCGTCACGTTCATGTGCTCAGACGGCATGAACATAGAGAAACAGTACGACCTGCTGCCGAAGTCGCGCTTCACGATCCACGTGGACGACATCCCGGAGCTGGCATGCAAGGAGATATCGACGAAGATAGAGGCTGACGTTGACGTCATCGCGGAGCGCTCTATGTACTTCGTGAGCTATAACAGACCGGGCGGCGCGGACGCTCCCGGAGTGACGACGCCGGCGAAATACTGGTATCTCGCCGAGGGTTATACGGGCGGCGACTTTGACACCTACGTGCTCGTTATGAACCCGAACAGCGAGGCGGTAAAAGTTGACGTCAACTACCTGCTTCCCGGTGGTGGCATCAAGACCGCCAGCTACGATGTCGCGGCCAACAGCAGATACACCATCCAGGTGGACTCGATCGACGGTCTTACTAACACCGAGTTCTCAACCGCGCTTACAGGGGACAAGCCGATTATTTGTGAAAGGGCGATGTACTTTTCCATGCCCAGGAAGTGACCGTGGTCAAGCAAGAGCGGATAGAGCAGGGTGGCCCCGGCAAGCTTTATCTTTGCGCGACACCGATAGGCAACCTCGACGACATCACTATTCGCGTTCTCGAAGCACTCCGCGGAGTGGATATCATCGCGGCCGAGGATACCCGGAGAACCCGAAACCTTCTCGCGCGCTATGACATACACACCCCCATGCTCAGCTATCGCGAGGAAAATCGCGATGTCGCTGGCGCGAAGCTGATCCGGCGCCTCTCCTCGGGAGCGAAAGTCGCGCTGGTTTCAGATGCCGGCACGCCCGGGATATCGGATCCGGGACACCACCTCGTCGCGATGTGTGTCGAGCGAGAGATACCCGTTGAAGCATTGCCGGGCCCGAACGCAGCCCTGGCCGCGCTGATCGTCTCCGGCCTTCCCACGAAGCGATTCGCCTTTGAGGGTTTTCTGCCGAGGAAGAAAGGCGCGCGCCGCCGCGCGCTCGAGGAGCTGGCGACCGACGAGCGCACGCTAATTTTCTACGAGAGCCCCGCCAGGATCGCTGACACGCTTGCCGACGTTCAGGAGGCGCTTGGCGACCGGCGCGCGGCGCTCGCCCGCGAGCTCACCAAGAAGTTCGAGGAGATTTTGCGCGGAACCGTCTCACAGCTTCGCGAGGAGATCGCGTCACGCGCGCGCAAAGGCGAGATGGCGCTGGTGGTTGAGGGGTATCAACCTCATGCCACGGAGTTTGATGAACGGGCCGCGATCGACGAGGTGTTGCGCCTCAAAAAGAGCGGTCTTTCATTGAAAGAAGCGGTCGCCGAGGTAGTCGAGGGAAATTTTGCCGGTATGTCGCGTTCCACGCTCTACAACACGGCGCTCGAGCGCATGTCGGAGGAATAACAAGCGCGAGCTTCAACGTGTCTACCTTCACTGCGTAGGGGAGTCTGGCAACGTCTACCGTGCAACGGTAGACGGTGCCTGACCCCTGGTTGCGGTAGACGGAGAGGTAGACGGTGCCTGACCCCTGGTAGGGGAGCGCCCCAACCTTAATCCTCCCGCCTCTTTAGGGCAGGTTTTTGATCCGCCGCAGACAATCGGGGCAGATTTTTTTGTCGAGGAAGTGGTGAACCGCTTCGGATGCTCCGCAGAAGGCGCATCCATCGCGATGAGGCGAGATCGTCAGCCTGCCGTCGTCAAACTCAATGTCAAGCGGATCCCCCGGCTGAAGGCCCAGCATCATGCGGTAGCCTTTGGGCACAACCACTCTTCCAAGATTGTCGATCTTTTTGATCAACCGCATGTCTCCTTTCTAAATTTCGGT encodes:
- a CDS encoding nitroreductase, with protein sequence MVHVAVEAIRKRRSVRKYEETDLTDDQVGQVLESARYAPSWSNRQGWHILVVKSAKTRGRVAAALEGNPGANAVGIAPVLLAICMDPTASGVVNGKEYYMADAGILMDHIMLEAANLGLGTLFIGMFDEDSVREILGVPDKFRIVGLTPLGVPLKMPGDRPRNELDDIVHREKW
- the rsmI gene encoding 16S rRNA (cytidine(1402)-2'-O)-methyltransferase — protein: MEQGGPGKLYLCATPIGNLDDITIRVLEALRGVDIIAAEDTRRTRNLLARYDIHTPMLSYREENRDVAGAKLIRRLSSGAKVALVSDAGTPGISDPGHHLVAMCVEREIPVEALPGPNAALAALIVSGLPTKRFAFEGFLPRKKGARRRALEELATDERTLIFYESPARIADTLADVQEALGDRRAALARELTKKFEEILRGTVSQLREEIASRARKGEMALVVEGYQPHATEFDERAAIDEVLRLKKSGLSLKEAVAEVVEGNFAGMSRSTLYNTALERMSEE
- a CDS encoding thymidylate synthase, encoding MQVTNIEARDLPDAWFQCIYKVMENGREYVIDRGSYEGQKRREFEFVVVKITHPEARPLVPMMPEGSSLPPPTDMEFVHKYLDKLVNAHSKAEREDYTYAEFIEPQIPEVIKMYRDDGFGTNQACMAVCNPDSILLADPPCLRQIDTRIYPDEKKLHFIVYFRSWDLWGGFPSNLAGIQLLKEYMADEIGHGVTPGETIAVSKGLHLYDMYFEVANLRLGRDPEKA
- a CDS encoding AbrB family transcriptional regulator — translated: MRLIKKIDNLGRVVVPKGYRMMLGLQPGDPLDIEFDDGRLTISPHRDGCAFCGASEAVHHFLDKKICPDCLRRIKNLP